From the Paenibacillus sp. FSL H8-0548 genome, one window contains:
- the bacA gene encoding undecaprenyl-diphosphate phosphatase, translated as MGDLINAIIMGIVEGLTEFLPVSSTGHLILTAELLNFTGDRAKTFEVVIQFGAVLAVLVLYRKRFASLLNFKISKGSGLNAIHILLAMIPAGVFAVLLHSVIKQYLFGPQTVLIGLVAGGVLMIIADRVKRKPAAEELDDITYKQAFAIGCFQVLALWPGFSRSGSTISGGMLFGTSQKAAAEFTFIVSVPIMAAASGIDLLKSREFLTMADLPLFLIGLIAAFIVAMIAVVTFINMMKKIKLSWFAYYRFALAALFYFIIL; from the coding sequence TTGGGTGACTTAATTAATGCCATTATTATGGGCATTGTGGAAGGTTTGACGGAATTTTTGCCTGTTTCGTCAACCGGCCATCTAATTTTAACTGCCGAGCTGTTGAATTTTACTGGTGATCGTGCCAAAACCTTTGAGGTCGTCATACAATTTGGGGCTGTACTAGCCGTGCTTGTCTTATATCGAAAACGATTTGCAAGCTTGCTTAATTTCAAAATAAGCAAGGGCTCAGGCCTAAATGCGATACATATTCTGCTTGCTATGATTCCAGCTGGTGTCTTTGCAGTTCTGCTGCATTCCGTGATCAAACAATATTTATTTGGTCCGCAGACGGTATTAATTGGCCTGGTGGCGGGTGGTGTCCTCATGATTATTGCTGATCGGGTCAAGCGGAAGCCCGCTGCCGAGGAGCTCGATGATATCACCTATAAGCAGGCGTTCGCGATCGGTTGCTTTCAAGTGCTTGCGTTATGGCCAGGCTTCTCGCGTTCCGGCTCAACCATATCAGGCGGCATGCTGTTTGGCACAAGTCAGAAGGCAGCAGCAGAATTTACCTTTATCGTTTCAGTACCCATCATGGCAGCGGCAAGTGGAATCGATCTTTTGAAAAGCCGTGAGTTTCTTACGATGGCTGATTTGCCGTTATTTTTGATCGGTCTTATTGCAGCTTTTATCGTTGCTATGATCGCTGTAGTTACTTTTATTAACATGATGAAAAAGATTAAACTGTCCTGGTTTGCTTATTATCGTTTTGCTCTTGCTGCACTTTTTTATTTCATAATTTTGTAA